The DNA region CACACGAATCGAGGTATTTATGAGCCATCGATCTAGCGGTATATTTATCCGATCGGTCATGGTCATCCCAGTTATTGGCTACCAAAATACCCGGAACCAAAATCAAGCAAACCACTGTAATTATTGGAGCTGCCAGTTTTTTTGGAATATAATTTTTTAAAGTGTCGTAAAGGCCGTAAACCCCAAACCCGACCCAAAGAGCAAATACATAAAAAGAGCCCACTACCGAGTAATCGCGTTCGCGAGGTTCAAACGGACGAACATTGGTGTAAACCTGAATGGCGATGCCCGTAAACAGGAAAAATACCAACATCACCCAAAACAGTTTTTTGTCTTTGTTGAATAAAAAGAAAAAGCCGAGCAACCCTAAAATAAGGGGAAGTAAATAATAGGTGTTTCGAGCCTTGTTGTTTTTTACATCGCTAGGAAGGTTGTCTTGCGATAGTCCCAAATGCCATTCGTCCAGTGGTTTTATGCCAGAAATCCAGTTGCCATGGTTATCGTACCTGCCTTGAATATCGTCTTGGCGCCCAGCAAAATTCCACATAAAATAACGCCAGTACATGTAGCCCAATTGGTATTCGAATAAATAACGGATATTGCTGGCCAACGAGGGTTTTTCAATATCAATATACTCTTTAAATTGCTTTAAAAAATTATGGTAATCTTCATAATCAATGTTGCCCTGGTTAACATCCTTTCTAAAGTTATTAACCGCTGTACGCAACTGGTTTTCCATTTGGTATTCTGGTTTTAACTTAAAATCCAGAAACCCAGAAAACATCATGTAATTTTCAGCGTGTTCGGTGCTCCACATGCGCGGAAGAATAGAGGCGTGCTTGGAATTGTAATTTTGTTTGGCATTTTTATAGTCGTTCACTACAACATATTTGCCTTTTTCTTCGTCTTTTTCGTATTTCGGTTTATCGTCTATATACGGATTGTTTTCATCTAAATAAGCATACTGGTCGGTGAACTGAGGCCCGTAAAACAAGTGCGTTTCGGGGTACTGCTCCAAGTTGTAATACGCCAAAAGTTCTCTGGCACTAGAAGGGTTATTTTCATTAATAACCACATTGGCATTGGCACGGATGGGCAGCATAAGCCACGATGAAAACCCAACAATAATAAAGGCAATACACAAAATGGCCGTGTTGAGGTGCACATAACCTTTTTTGCGGGTTAATCGTAGTCCGTAATTGATTAAAAGCACCAATAAAATACCAGCGATAATGGAGCCCGAATTAAAAGGAAGGCCAATGGTGTTTACAAAAAAGATTTCGGTAGCACTAAAAATTTTAAGGATGTTGGGAGCCAACAGTTTAAAAACGAACAATAAAATACCCACCGAAACAGCGTTGGCAATAATGAAGTTTTTAACCGTTATGGTTTTATAATTTTTGAAGTAATAAATGAGTCCGATAGCAGGAATGGTAAGTAATCCCATAAAGTGAACACCAAACGACAGCCCAATGATAAAGGCTATTAAAATAAGCCAGCGGTTGCCTCGGGGTTTATCCATATCTTGTTCCCAACGCAATCCGAGCCAAAACAGAACGGCCATAATTAATGTGGCCATGGCATATACTTCGGTTTCAACGGCATTAAACCAAAAGGAATCGGTAAAGGTAAATGCCAAACTCCCAACTAAACCACTGCCTAAAATAGCCATGGCTTTGTTTTGTGACATCTCGTTTTTGCCAACCACTATTTTTTTAAGAAGTAGGGTGATGGTCCAAAACATAAACAGTATGGTAAAAGCACTGGCAACGGCACTCATCATGTTCATCATCCAGCCCACCAATTCGGTATTTCCGAAGGTGAAAATGGAAAAAAAAGCCCCCAACATTTGAAATAGCGGTGCTCCTGGCGGGTGGCCCACTTGCAATTTTGCGGAGGTTAAAATGTATTCGCCGGCATCCCAAAAACTTACCGTAGGTTCAACCGTTAAACTATATGTGATAAGAGCTATTAAAAAAGAGAACCAACCTAAAAGCGTGTTCCATTTTTTAAAGTTGAAATGTGCCATGAATATCCTTGTTTATTTGCAAGGCGAATTTAACAATAAATACGTTACCGCAAATGTTTTTAAGTAAACGTTAAGTTTTAGAACCTGTTTAGGAATTTGTCAACTGTTTTCTTACGCCTCTTTTTGCGCGTTTCTTCGTTACAATTTTTAACCGTAGCTACGGCTATGCTTAAAAATTCCGCCTCGAACTTCATCAAAAATAGTCCATAACAATTCCAATCACAAATTCCTAAACAGATTCTAACGAATATTTTTTTCAAAAAATACTTGTACAAATAAAACTTTGTACTAAATTTGCACCCTCAAATGGCATTGGCCTATGGTGTAACTGGCAACACGTCTGGTTTTGGTCCAGAAGAGTCTAGGTTCGAGCCCTAGTAGGCCAACAAATTTTCAAGAAGTCTTTACAATAAAATGTAAAGACTTTTTTGTTTTAATAAACATCGGATAGACGATGTTTACATTTTCTTAATGTTATTAAACTTTAGATTGCAATTTTTTAAAGTTTATTCCCATTATTTCATATTAAAATAAAACTGAGTTAATAGCCTAACGTGTTGTAATACTTTTATTTACTGGACAATTAATCCAACATAAATAAAATGAAAAAAATTACTTTTTTGGCTGGCCTATTGGCGCTGGCGATTACAACAACTGGTTTGGCTCAGAGCCCTTTGCAGCACTTGGCTTCTTACCAGACCAATGAAGAGGGTTCGGCTGAAACCGTAGCCTATGATGCTATTAACAAGCATGCGTTTTTCACCAACTCATCTACAAATACGTTTACTATTGTAGATATCAGCACGCCAACCAGTCCTGTTTTGGTGAAATCGGTAGATTTATCTACTTATGGAGCTGGGCCCAACTCAATTGCCGTGCATGAAGACCTTGTAGCCGTAGCCGTTGAGGCTGCTGTAAAGCAAAATCCTGGTGTGGTAGTTTTTTTTGATTTGGATGGGAATTTCATCAAGCAAATTACAGCGGGAGCTTTGCCCGATATGCTAACCTTTACACCAGATTGCTCTAAGCTTTTGGTGGCCAACGAAGGAGAGCCTTCAGATGATTATACCGTAGACCCAGAAGGTTCAATTACCGTTATCGATTTAACTTCTGGAATAGCTTCGGCAACTGCATCACATATCAATTTTAATAATTACGATGATAAAAAGGAATCGTTAAAGAATAAAGGCATTCGTATTTTCGGAAATAATGGAACCGCTAGTGTTTCACAAGATTTAGAGCCAGAATACATTACCGTTACCGAAGATGGTACTAAAGCCTTTGTAAGCTGCCAAGAAAATAATGCTTTGTTGGTATTGGATTTAACAACCAATGCAATTTTAGATATTTTGCCTTTAGGTTATAAAAACCACCTTTTAGGCACGCCAACCGTTAGCAGTTACATTGTTAACGAATTGGAAGAAAATTGGCCAACTTTAGGAACGCCAGTTTACGATGGAGGCCAGCCTACTGTAATGTTGGGCGGTTTTTCTGGTTTGTTTTACGATGCAGCAAACTCAACGGCTAATGAATATGTGTTTTACGCTGTTCCCGATAGAGGCCCGAATGATGCTACTACAAGCAAAAGTGCTGTAACACCGGCAACGACACAAAATTTACGCCCTTTTAAATTGCCAAACTACCAAGGAAGAATTGCCAAATTCACCTTAAACAAAACTACTGGCGATATTACTTTGAACGAGCAAATTTTATTGACCAGACAAGACGGCACTACGCCCATTACTGGAAAGGGAAATATTCCCGGATTTGATGAAGTGCCCGTAACCTATACCGATGCGTCTACAGATTACGCCAATGTTGATTATGTAGGGGCCGATTCAGAAGAATACCATGCGCTACCTTACGATGCCTACGGTGGGGATTTTGAAGGTATTCTTATTGACAAAGATGGTTATTTCTGGATGTGCGATGAGTACAGACCGGCCATTTATAAATTTCAAGCCAATGGCACATTAGTTGAACGATACGTACCAACAGGCACATCGTTATTAGGCGACACACCACAAACCGAAGGTACTTACGGGGCTGAAACTTTACCCGAGGTGTATTCCAAAAGAAGAGCCAATAGAGGTTTTGAGGCTATTGCTTACAATGAAGCCAACCACGTGGTTTACGCGTTTATACAATCGCCCATTGAAAACCCATCGAATGCGGTTAGAAACAATTCGGATGTCATCAGGATTTTAGGAATCAATGCCGATACCGGTGTGCCTGTTGAGGAATACGTTTACCTTTTGGAAAGAAACAAAGATGCAGGTTATGCTTCTTCAAGAGTGGATAAAATTGGTGACGCCGTTTATACCGGAAATGGAAAATTCTTGGTGATAGAAAGAGATTCTGAAGGCCCAGATGCCGATTATGGAAAAAAGTATGTTTTTGA from Tamlana crocina includes:
- a CDS encoding esterase-like activity of phytase family protein, which gives rise to MKKITFLAGLLALAITTTGLAQSPLQHLASYQTNEEGSAETVAYDAINKHAFFTNSSTNTFTIVDISTPTSPVLVKSVDLSTYGAGPNSIAVHEDLVAVAVEAAVKQNPGVVVFFDLDGNFIKQITAGALPDMLTFTPDCSKLLVANEGEPSDDYTVDPEGSITVIDLTSGIASATASHINFNNYDDKKESLKNKGIRIFGNNGTASVSQDLEPEYITVTEDGTKAFVSCQENNALLVLDLTTNAILDILPLGYKNHLLGTPTVSSYIVNELEENWPTLGTPVYDGGQPTVMLGGFSGLFYDAANSTANEYVFYAVPDRGPNDATTSKSAVTPATTQNLRPFKLPNYQGRIAKFTLNKTTGDITLNEQILLTRQDGTTPITGKGNIPGFDEVPVTYTDASTDYANVDYVGADSEEYHALPYDAYGGDFEGILIDKDGYFWMCDEYRPAIYKFQANGTLVERYVPTGTSLLGDTPQTEGTYGAETLPEVYSKRRANRGFEAIAYNEANHVVYAFIQSPIENPSNAVRNNSDVIRILGINADTGVPVEEYVYLLERNKDAGYASSRVDKIGDAVYTGNGKFLVIERDSEGPDADYGKKYVFEIDINQATNILNVSLSGGKELEEMSADEIAAQNIFPVHKNKVVNLPSIGYVSSDKAEGIALLPNNEIAVINDNDFGLAGAGITDNSVLGIISFANDYGFDASNKDDAIDIKQHPTLGMFMPDAITSYAVGGINYIVTANEGDSRDYDGYSEEVRVKDLTLNPAYYPNAASLQENENLGRLKTTIANGDYDNDGTYEQIYSYGGRSFSIFDQYGNIVFDSGDQFGQKIASEEPTLFNEDEEEFDDRSDDKGGEPEAVAVAEIEGTTYAFIGLERQSAILMFDITDPKDVEFITYYKHNRVSGDVAPEIIKFVPAADSPNSKNLLLVGYEVSGSLGIIEIGNEALSVSQEVAENNFKIYPNPVVNSQLKFNKSLSGAIFNINGQEVKRFTNETAIPVSDLTSGVYILKTENHGVKRFVKL
- a CDS encoding DUF2723 domain-containing protein, with the translated sequence MAHFNFKKWNTLLGWFSFLIALITYSLTVEPTVSFWDAGEYILTSAKLQVGHPPGAPLFQMLGAFFSIFTFGNTELVGWMMNMMSAVASAFTILFMFWTITLLLKKIVVGKNEMSQNKAMAILGSGLVGSLAFTFTDSFWFNAVETEVYAMATLIMAVLFWLGLRWEQDMDKPRGNRWLILIAFIIGLSFGVHFMGLLTIPAIGLIYYFKNYKTITVKNFIIANAVSVGILLFVFKLLAPNILKIFSATEIFFVNTIGLPFNSGSIIAGILLVLLINYGLRLTRKKGYVHLNTAILCIAFIIVGFSSWLMLPIRANANVVINENNPSSARELLAYYNLEQYPETHLFYGPQFTDQYAYLDENNPYIDDKPKYEKDEEKGKYVVVNDYKNAKQNYNSKHASILPRMWSTEHAENYMMFSGFLDFKLKPEYQMENQLRTAVNNFRKDVNQGNIDYEDYHNFLKQFKEYIDIEKPSLASNIRYLFEYQLGYMYWRYFMWNFAGRQDDIQGRYDNHGNWISGIKPLDEWHLGLSQDNLPSDVKNNKARNTYYLLPLILGLLGFFFLFNKDKKLFWVMLVFFLFTGIAIQVYTNVRPFEPRERDYSVVGSFYVFALWVGFGVYGLYDTLKNYIPKKLAAPIITVVCLILVPGILVANNWDDHDRSDKYTARSMAHKYLDSCAENAILFTIGDNDTFALWYAQEIEGYRTDVRVVNTSLFQTDWYIDQMKRKAYESDPIPSQLTHDLYKYGTNDYIVIQQVIQDTLPVKQFLDFVGSDNPKTKYKFVLQQRGIDISQVRSQDLNATYLPTPHLRIPVNKENVLNSGIVKPENANDIVPYIDITIKGGALYKNRLLMLDIVANNEWKRPIYFTGGSFGDDDYIWMKDYLQLDGLCYKLVPIKTPVDRANPFDMGRVDSDLMYEKVKQWDWGNSGSPDIYHDPETRKNSITYRGNLARLIQQLINERKFDKAEEIADIAMENMPVEYFGFYTLLEPYIKAYYEVGNKEKARTLFKQVAQKYQENLSYYSSLKTKNQERLFEEIYTDISRYKALIDVLIQHDAEFAEEEGNIFNNYLRSFKHFYGGDEPEPQNRDLPVDSGLPIETDSAS